A stretch of DNA from Cerasicoccus sp. TK19100:
TTGTTCGAATTCTGATAGTGTCCGCTGGATATAGGCCAACTGCCTTAGTGGTCACTTTTCAAGGAGCTATTGCTGGAGGAAGTGACCCCACTGTTGTGGGAATGAGCAGTAGCTATTTGATTGATCCAGCATTTTTGGTAGAAGGAGATGAGGAGCCTTCAGCGGTTGTGCTGCCTTTCATGTCTTATGTAGAGGCCTTGGCTAATAAATTAGGCTACTTGACCTATGAGCGAGCGTTTGGAGAAGACTGCGACGTTGTATTTGAAGATTATACACTGACAGAGTTTGAGGATATAGATAGCACGGAAATTTACACTTGGCCAACACAGCTCTCAAATGGAACTTCGAGAGTCGAATACCGTCGTGATTCATGCCTTTATCGTTATATGTTGTGGGGACTAGTCTATAATATGCCAGATGGAAATTTTCGCCATGAAGAACGGTTAGAAGAAGTAAACATTGAATTCCTGACTGTATTTAAGCAGATTAGACCAACCATCCCAATACACTATGTGGAACGAGCTACTAGTGCTCTAGACTTCTATTTGCAATCGATTTATGGAGTAGATGATGTTCAGGAGATAAAGTATACAGTCGAGCAAATACAATCAATCGACAATGAAACTTCATCTTTAACTCCAAGTCACACCCTACAGTTCAATGAAGCATATTGCAATGAAGGCATTTCTTGGAGTCCCAAACTAAGATTTCCAACCTACGAAGAAATGACCGATGATGGAGATCCTAATGATTTCGAGGACGATATGGCGGACAGTGACTTTGTCGAAGAGTATTATGGCCATATATATCAGTATGGTTATTCGATGTACCCGGGCGCTTGGATATATGGTTACTTGGCAGAAGGATATTTGGCTGGCAAAGATAATGAAGGCGAGCCGATAAGCCAGATGTCATTAGGTGAGACTGCATCGCTAAGCTTTGAGATGCCTGCAGGCTTCCCTGAAGAATCAAAATCTATCGAGTATATCGATAGTTTAACGTATCCAGACCTTATCGGCGGCAGCGGCTGGAGCTCCAACTGGGTGATGCACCTGTTAGGTAGTGAAAATACAATTGAGAATTTTGAGGAGTATTCAACATCACAATGGATGATATCAGCTGAAATCGATTCAGGATCAAGCGCTTTAAGCCTAACTGAGATGGGTGTAACCGTGAAATTGCAGTATTATGAAAATGGTGTAGCTGATGAATCTGATGCATTCGATCCATCATTAGTTGATAAGGTGGTCGATACCGAGGCAAGCATTGCCACAGCTTTTGGAGTCGATGAAGATGGAAATCCTAAGCGCTATTATTTCGGCCTGAAGTTTGAATATAATAATACGATAGGCGATCTGGGGCCATTTATTGTAAGCATCACTCCTCGGGTCTTTGGAGTCCAGCATGAAGGCAACACAAACGTCTATGATCTAGAAGCAGCCAGAATCAAGGTGATGCCGAATGGGCCAGGGTCACCTCCATCCTACTCACTGCCAGTAGACGAATCTGCTGGCCCTAGGTATCGTAAGATTGCGTTAAATGGGCGCCCTTTGCCTGACGAAAAGCCACAGTCTGAAGCGGAAACCGACGAGGAGCCGGAAGAAACCTATGTCGATGCCATGTCTCTCGGCCTTCGACACAGCGTAACGGATGTTTATGTGCCAGTCCCTAATAGTGACCTAGCGCTTTCAGTCCGCCGTAACAATAGCCCAGCTATTTGGAGTTTAAAAGGAGGCCTGCGTCCACATGAGCGCCCTGATTTGCCCTTTGGCCTAGGTTGGTCAACCAACATCAATCCACACATTCATTTCACGCTGACTAATATCAGCGGGAGTTCATCTTTCCCGACCGAACCTGATACGGCCACCGTCTATGACGAAAATGGTGAGCCAGGCCAGTATGCGATAAAATATCCCCCTATTCCTAATGACTTCGATCCAACACCTTCAAGTATTACTGGCTTAATCCCCATGCCCAACGGACGCCATGAACAAGCAGCATATTTAAATTCATTGGTCAAAACCGGGTTGAATGTGGATGGCAACCTAGAGTTTGAATTGCGTAAACGATTTGGAACAGTCGTTACCTACGAAGTGGTAACCGACGCTACGTGGACAAATATCGACGCTGATCGAATCAATGGCAGTAAAACAAAAATTAAGCACTATTTCGCACGTGCAACTAAAGTCGTTGATCGCTATGGAAATACCCTGGTTTATGAATACTCAAACACCACCGAGCTAAACCCGAGAATCATCGCCTACGATAGCAATGCAAACAGTGATGCAGACGACGAAGCCATGCGCATACTTATTGGTTACAACGGTCTGCGAATTAATAAAGTAGTCGATCCGCGCAACAATGTGATCAATTACGCCTATAACACTAATATAGGCTATGTAGTCCCTTACTTTGCCGCAACCACCACCCCGGTATATAACGGCAACTATGACGTGCTCAACGTAGTAACGCACGCCGACAATACAACCACGACCTACACATATTCTCCCATACAGATTGAAAAAGACGGCGTCTATCAGAAGCATGAACAGCTAGCAGTAGCAAACCCGAGCTACGCATTTGACGACCCCGGCTACTACAACCTGCACTTGTATCTATCTACCATAACAGATGCCAATGATAGCACCTACACTTTCCACTATGACGATCAGGGCACGTAGGAAAACTACCGAACTGATATCGGCTACTACCCTCAAACTGGCCGACCGTATCAGATCAGCCAAATTGATCTGCCTGCAGTGGGTGGGGCAGCGCCGCACACATATTTCAACGATAGCTCAAATGTCCGTCTAGGCTATTCGTCTGAGGCAGGCTTTTTAGCGCCAAGCGTCGATGTCAATCGAGAGGTCGTCGTGACCGATACCCTTGGCAACCAAACTCAGTATACTTGGACGGATATCGAGGTGTCAGAAATTCAGGATTTGGCGAACAGCTATGGAACAGATGATGAAGATTTCAGCAGTCCCTTGCTGATCTATTATAAGGAAATGGCCATTGCTTACGACATGACTGACGGCGGCAACGAACTCTTTGACGATCCTGAAGATTTGAAAGAAACTTTCAAATTTGATCCTAATGCCGGTATGGCCCTCATAGAGGCCACTGATATAAGTGGTAACGTTACCACCTATACCCACACAGACTCATTACCAATCACCGAAGGACGGTATGCTGCGAAATTTCCTGAACCAAATTCTGAAACCCGCACCTTAAAGACTCCCACGAATGAGACTGTAGTCAAGGAATTCACATACGATTACAATACCGAAACCGGCGTCCGCATCATGGACAGTGTCAGGCAAGACGTGTCTTCTACTGAAGAACGCTATACGCTCAATCTGATAGACGAAGTAGGTTTGGTCACCGCAAGTAATCTTAGCCTTCGCACCAGCGAATTGATCTACGATGAAGAGGGTGGCAACTTGATCCAGCATACACAGTTTGAATACGGCTCAAGTGAGTTCCCAGCATTTATGACGAAGAAAACGGTACGCAGTAATGCTTCTGCTGGTCCGACAATCGCCGTCACTGACCCAACTTGGACAGTTGGCGAAATGACATCCTTGGTGACCCTTTATGAGCCTTACACAGCAGCAGAGGACGCAGCCAACGCGGGCCGTCTCAAACGTGAAGCCATTGACATGAATGGAAATGGCATGATTGACATCGGAATAGACCTTATCACCGCCTACACCTACGACGCCAACGGTAATCGCACTTCGGTCAAGGATGCGCGAAGCTTTACGACGATCTTCACTTACGATGCGCGCAACCGCTTGGACAAAGTTTACCATCCGGACGGAAGCTACACGGACCGCGACTATGATCCACGCGGTAACTTGGTCCTGTTGACTGACGAAAACAGCAATCAATCGGAGCACGAATATGATTCACTCAATCGCAGGATCAAGACGACCCGTTATCTCAATGGCAGCGACGACATCGTATCCCAGTTTGAATACAACAACGTCAACTCGCTGATTACGACGATCGATCCACGCGGCATCGGGACCACCAACGAATACGATGCCCTCCAGCGCCTAACGAAGACCATCGCACCCAAAAAGGACGCAACGGGTAGCGTTGCCTCTCCCTATTATCCCACCGAAGCTGCCGGGGACTACGTGACTGAGTTTCAATACGAACCCACTAAAAATCCTGGCTCCAGCGCCTTCGACAGCAGCGGGTTTAAGCCCACTACGATCATCGATCCACGCGGCTACGTGACCACCGCCGAATATGACGAACTTTACCGTATGGTTGAAAGCAGTGTGCAATACGCGATGGACGACGAATCGGCCTATGCAGTCACGACAAATACCTACGACTTGGTGGGCAATGTCCTCACGGTAACCGATCCATTGCTTTCGGTCACCAAGACCGAATACGACGCACTAAACCGCCCAATATCGACCACCGTTGCCTATGGGACGCCTGATGCAGCCACCGTCAGCACTTTATACACCAGCACTGGCTTGGCCTATCAGGCCACTCAGGAGGCCACCTTGGGTTCCGACAGCGACCGCGTCACGAACACCGAGTATGACGCCGCCGGTCGTCCGGTCTTGGTTCTACAGCCGACGGTTTACGATGCCTTATCTCAAACCTACCAGCGCCCGCAGACCCAGACTGTCTACGACGCCAACAGTAATGCGATCCAGTTGATCAATCCGCGTGGTTACACTTGGGATACTTACTACGACAGTCGCAATCGCCCAGTCGTTACGCTGGCGCCCGGAGTTTTCGACGCCGAGACGCATCAGTGGATCCGCCCTCAAACGGATACTTTTTACGATGGTGTGGGCAATGTGGTCGCAATGACCAACACGCGCGGCTACACTTCATATACGAAGTATGACAACGCCAATCGCCCGACGTTGGCCTGTAGCCCACAGGTCATCCTCGCCAATGACACTACGGTCTATCCAGCAGTTAAAACTAGCTACGACAACGCGGGTAACATCCTCACGATTGAAACCGGCAGTGTAAACGACCCTACCAGCGAAACGCCTGTCTTCACTGCTGGCCGCTCCAATCCCGATGCCACCAACACCTACGACGCTCTCGGAAGACTCGAAACTACCACCGATGCGGGAGGCATTCTCGTCGCAAACGAATACGATGAGGTCGGCAATCGCACAGCCGTCATTGATGGCGAACAGCAGCGCACTGAGTTTGAGTACGATGGCCTGAACCGCAATACGATGATTCGCTACGGCGTCTCAGGCGGCACGTATGTCAACGGCACTCGCTACGCGTTCAATGCGATCAATCAGACCGATCGCTATATGGGCGTCACCCCTTCCAGCGCAGGA
This window harbors:
- a CDS encoding RHS repeat domain-containing protein, yielding MTDTLGNQTQYTWTDIEVSEIQDLANSYGTDDEDFSSPLLIYYKEMAIAYDMTDGGNELFDDPEDLKETFKFDPNAGMALIEATDISGNVTTYTHTDSLPITEGRYAAKFPEPNSETRTLKTPTNETVVKEFTYDYNTETGVRIMDSVRQDVSSTEERYTLNLIDEVGLVTASNLSLRTSELIYDEEGGNLIQHTQFEYGSSEFPAFMTKKTVRSNASAGPTIAVTDPTWTVGEMTSLVTLYEPYTAAEDAANAGRLKREAIDMNGNGMIDIGIDLITAYTYDANGNRTSVKDARSFTTIFTYDARNRLDKVYHPDGSYTDRDYDPRGNLVLLTDENSNQSEHEYDSLNRRIKTTRYLNGSDDIVSQFEYNNVNSLITTIDPRGIGTTNEYDALQRLTKTIAPKKDATGSVASPYYPTEAAGDYVTEFQYEPTKNPGSSAFDSSGFKPTTIIDPRGYVTTAEYDELYRMVESSVQYAMDDESAYAVTTNTYDLVGNVLTVTDPLLSVTKTEYDALNRPISTTVAYGTPDAATVSTLYTSTGLAYQATQEATLGSDSDRVTNTEYDAAGRPVLVLQPTVYDALSQTYQRPQTQTVYDANSNAIQLINPRGYTWDTYYDSRNRPVVTLAPGVFDAETHQWIRPQTDTFYDGVGNVVAMTNTRGYTSYTKYDNANRPTLACSPQVILANDTTVYPAVKTSYDNAGNILTIETGSVNDPTSETPVFTAGRSNPDATNTYDALGRLETTTDAGGILVANEYDEVGNRTAVIDGEQQRTEFEYDGLNRNTMIRYGVSGGTYVNGTRYAFNAINQTDRYMGVTPSSAGEHTEYHYDHQHRLDTVDYGADSTIDRDYGYDSFGNILTVDEAGTMADVAYTYDALNRIDTETSNGVTHEYHYDLAGNRLLAKFGDGQGGVLFEIASTYDTLNRTMTMTEDGRESGYQYDAAGNIVVKQQANGHKIRKTYDALGRTKTISGPGYDGQQLYFYQNHYDLFGNLARIEETYPQGNLSDRTITNSYDDANRLTDELIEGNEDVLTVYSYDNANNRTSKVVTVDSVTTVNETYAFNNELNQIDSFTDSVSSRTVSFVYDDKGNRYSRTEGQDVVYYDYDEENRLIRVEDDGQQKTYDYAYDYRTRRVGRNESAAGGDITYLVFSGGTSVQEWNEAAGAGFSPADDELVVNYVRGSDYGGGVGGILYTLRDRDADTQVDDATFNHYNTRGDVVAKTDDADALIYQAAYEAFSRHGDTPSSEEWGTNPDRQQGNTKDEDPSGLLNEGFRYRDLETGVFLTRDPLGFVDGPNLYTYVVQNPWTYFDPKGLQMMLGIAPEHHANLATQQPGVTPGNAAGSVLSGTSKGTINGSHFLYEISGPGQLIGFFGNFSNNADAFDKGMGEGRDALVNRVDQTNDILNIEVDPGYELAGEILAPGLPLANQASKLNKLNKLRNGMGLIDDSARFAQKTFGSKFSDEGQAIYSKLAGTKIETVDDLAAAIKSGAVNPSDIPVEYVMKGDTQLLVNTRTSQALEQAGVPRNKWNAVDKTDDAATMKRVEAQLERNKLDETGTETVRQTGTREAETQ